From a single Actinomycetota bacterium genomic region:
- a CDS encoding M48 family metallopeptidase, which produces MAEAAGLPEYTLRRSARARRIRLAVSASAGLVITLPPGATSADAERALVSRAHWARLHLAAVAERRAALRAHPRDLIPQAVELPATGESRAVVLRPEPLARVRARPQGGAHLELAGPVGDARACLEALRRWRDAVARARLPAMLEELSGEVGIGYARVSVRGQRTRWGSYSASGTISLNRNLIFLPPELVRYVMLHELAHVRVPAHSPRFWALLVSLCPDAPELRRRMRTAGDFVPPWADNHQEPADSSS; this is translated from the coding sequence ATGGCTGAAGCCGCGGGGCTGCCTGAGTACACGTTGCGCCGGTCCGCCCGCGCGAGGCGCATACGCCTCGCAGTCAGCGCCTCCGCAGGGCTCGTGATCACGCTGCCCCCCGGCGCGACCTCGGCTGACGCCGAGCGCGCGCTTGTAAGTCGCGCGCACTGGGCGCGCCTCCACCTCGCGGCCGTCGCTGAGCGCCGTGCGGCTCTGCGGGCGCACCCCCGCGACCTCATCCCGCAGGCGGTTGAACTCCCTGCGACCGGCGAGTCACGGGCGGTCGTGTTGCGCCCGGAGCCGCTTGCGCGCGTACGCGCGCGCCCGCAGGGCGGCGCTCACCTCGAGCTCGCGGGGCCCGTCGGCGACGCGCGTGCGTGCCTTGAGGCACTGCGTCGCTGGCGCGACGCAGTTGCCCGCGCCCGGCTGCCCGCCATGCTCGAGGAGCTCTCGGGCGAGGTCGGCATCGGTTATGCGAGGGTCTCGGTGCGCGGGCAACGCACGCGCTGGGGGAGCTACTCGGCTTCTGGCACGATCTCGCTCAACCGCAACCTGATCTTCTTGCCGCCCGAGCTTGTGCGCTACGTGATGCTACACGAGCTGGCGCACGTACGCGTGCCGGCGCACTCGCCGCGGTTCTGGGCGCTGCTTGTAAGCTTGTGTCCCGATGCGCCCGAGCTACGCAGGCGGATGCGCACGGCGGGTGACTTCGTACCGCCATGGGCGGACAACCACCAGGAGCCTGCTGACTCAAGCAGCTGA
- the rlmKL gene encoding bifunctional 23S rRNA (guanine(2069)-N(7))-methyltransferase RlmK/23S rRNA (guanine(2445)-N(2))-methyltransferase RlmL yields the protein MTIHTYFAPAPLGLEELAAEEIRALGARKVHASRAGVSFSGPLAVGYRVCLWSRTASRVLMRLAEVPADSPEELYEHVIALPWEDHMAADASLAVDFTGSRSPITHTHYGALKVKDAIVDRFRSRTGVRPDVDVVAPALLVNVAARSRSAVISIDLSGDALHRRGYRTPGKQTVAPLKETLAASVLLFAEWPGIAAGGGSLVDPACGSGTLLIEGACIAGDRAPGLLRSRWGFDRWLGHDSAAWDDLLDEADTRAEEGASAIPPIVGLDIDPAAVELATACVTRAGLASAIRIERGDFAGSLPQQSAITQVAMGAPGLLAVNPPYGHRLGEADDLGVLYESLANFTRQTFPGWRLATITADEALVDRISLPFRKSHPVYNGRIPSRVSLFDSPRKPVFSAAAVGAGGGGAAGEGVAERDPAFANRLRKNIKRLRGWAKAEGVTCYRLYDADMPEYSVSVDRYEGAGPDAGRTWAYVCEYAPPRDIDPLAAQRRLAEAVAAIPEVMGVSADDVHVKVRQRQRGASQYEKLAARGEFHTVAEGGLLFEVNLTDYLDTGLFLDHRLTRAMLRDSAAGKRFLNLFAYTGSATVYAAAGGAASTCNVDMSQTYIDWAGRNMARNGFTGPEHTSVRADILAWVGTSDAEKAGPFDLIFCDPPAFSTSKRMESTFDVQRDHGALLAAVSRLLAPGGVIVFSNNLRRFKLDAAALTSAGLTAHEITADTMPADFGRNRRIHNTWRITHG from the coding sequence ATGACGATACACACTTATTTCGCTCCTGCGCCGCTGGGCCTCGAAGAGCTCGCTGCCGAGGAGATCAGGGCTCTCGGTGCCAGGAAGGTCCACGCCTCGCGCGCGGGGGTCTCGTTTTCCGGGCCGCTTGCCGTAGGCTACAGAGTCTGCCTTTGGAGCCGAACAGCGTCGCGTGTGCTGATGCGCCTCGCCGAAGTGCCCGCGGACTCTCCCGAGGAGCTCTACGAGCACGTCATCGCGCTTCCCTGGGAAGATCACATGGCCGCCGACGCTTCGCTTGCGGTCGACTTCACGGGCAGCCGCTCGCCGATCACGCACACTCACTACGGCGCGCTAAAGGTCAAGGACGCCATCGTCGACAGGTTCCGATCTCGCACAGGTGTGCGTCCCGACGTCGACGTCGTGGCCCCGGCCCTGCTCGTCAACGTTGCGGCGCGTTCGCGCTCGGCGGTCATAAGCATCGATCTCTCCGGTGATGCGCTGCACCGCAGGGGATATCGAACCCCGGGCAAGCAGACGGTCGCGCCACTCAAGGAGACGCTCGCGGCATCGGTTCTGCTCTTCGCCGAGTGGCCGGGTATCGCTGCAGGGGGCGGATCGCTCGTCGATCCCGCGTGCGGTTCGGGAACGCTGCTCATCGAGGGGGCATGCATCGCTGGCGACCGCGCTCCAGGACTCCTGCGATCGAGATGGGGCTTCGACCGATGGCTCGGGCACGACTCCGCGGCGTGGGATGATCTGCTCGACGAGGCGGATACGAGGGCCGAGGAGGGGGCCTCGGCGATTCCGCCGATCGTCGGACTCGATATCGACCCTGCGGCAGTGGAGCTTGCGACTGCCTGCGTGACCAGGGCGGGGCTTGCAAGCGCAATCCGCATCGAGCGAGGCGACTTCGCGGGCAGCCTGCCGCAGCAAAGCGCCATCACGCAGGTGGCTATGGGCGCACCCGGCCTGCTGGCGGTCAACCCGCCGTACGGGCATCGCCTGGGTGAGGCCGATGACCTCGGCGTGCTCTACGAATCGCTCGCCAACTTCACGCGGCAGACATTCCCCGGTTGGCGTCTGGCCACGATCACCGCCGACGAGGCGCTCGTGGACCGCATCAGCCTGCCATTTCGCAAGTCGCACCCTGTCTACAACGGGCGCATCCCGTCGCGCGTGAGCCTGTTCGACTCGCCGAGGAAGCCGGTGTTCTCGGCGGCGGCGGTCGGTGCGGGCGGGGGCGGGGCCGCAGGTGAGGGTGTAGCCGAAAGAGACCCGGCATTCGCGAACCGCCTGCGCAAGAACATCAAGCGTCTGCGCGGCTGGGCGAAGGCCGAGGGCGTGACGTGCTACCGGCTCTACGACGCCGACATGCCCGAGTATTCCGTGAGCGTCGACAGGTACGAGGGCGCTGGCCCCGACGCGGGCCGGACCTGGGCGTATGTGTGTGAGTACGCGCCGCCGCGCGACATCGATCCGCTGGCCGCGCAGCGCCGACTGGCCGAGGCGGTCGCAGCGATCCCCGAGGTGATGGGGGTTTCCGCCGACGATGTGCACGTGAAGGTGCGGCAGCGCCAGAGGGGCGCCTCGCAGTATGAGAAGCTCGCGGCGCGCGGCGAGTTCCACACGGTCGCCGAGGGCGGGCTGCTCTTCGAGGTCAACCTGACCGACTACCTCGATACCGGGCTCTTCCTCGACCATCGCCTGACGCGGGCGATGCTGCGGGACTCAGCCGCCGGCAAGCGCTTCCTGAATCTGTTCGCGTACACGGGATCCGCGACGGTCTACGCGGCCGCAGGCGGGGCGGCGAGCACCTGCAACGTCGACATGTCCCAGACCTACATCGATTGGGCGGGGCGCAACATGGCGCGCAACGGGTTTACCGGCCCCGAGCACACGAGCGTGCGTGCCGACATACTCGCGTGGGTTGGCACAAGTGATGCCGAGAAGGCGGGGCCGTTCGATCTCATCTTCTGCGATCCGCCGGCGTTCTCGACCTCCAAGCGCATGGAGTCCACCTTCGACGTGCAGCGCGACCACGGCGCGCTCCTGGCCGCGGTGTCGCGCCTGCTCGCGCCGGGGGGAGTCATCGTGTTCTCCAACAACCTCCGCCGCTTCAAGCTCGACGCCGCGGCGCTGACGTCCGCCGGCCTGACCGCCCACGAGATCACGGCCGACACCATGCCGGCGGACTTCGGGCGGAACCGGCGCATCCACAACACCTGGCGGATCACGCATGGCTGA
- a CDS encoding cell wall-binding repeat-containing protein has product MTPSRDPLLFGGWRDASHRGGRLAATLIALVLLVAVVVISGPAEAYAVTRDGIITRAQRWVDLRVPYSQRALFEGHRTDCSGFVSMAWGLPGPGRTTRDLAAVSTTITRDQLQPGDIMLKPGTHVAIFAGWHNAERTIWRSLEQSNSQDGAVSRLIPYPFWGETGYVPRRFNGLGDDFLDVLEPVYGRCRYETAVRASWTAFPVPTQSRDVVLATGEQWPDALGGASLAGVLRAPVLLTRQNALPTSVRDEIVRLRATRVIILGGPGAVATDVAQAVDAIAGVQQVERIGGVDRFETAAAIATRTAGERRRSGLTTPTPVYLATGADFPDALAVSPIAYARARPVLLTGLSAVPTQTIEALRTLAVTDVTILGGTGVVDDSVMVQLAIEVPGVRMTRIHGADRYATALAVAAHGSSLGLRWRGLGLAAGTSFADALAGGVAQGRLGSLLLLTPPRSVNEAVESAVRTRRTDIVRARVYGGFGAVGELPRSRKGHALRNTR; this is encoded by the coding sequence ATGACTCCATCACGCGACCCACTCCTTTTCGGCGGATGGCGTGATGCCTCGCATCGCGGGGGAAGGCTTGCAGCCACTCTCATCGCGCTTGTCCTACTCGTTGCCGTCGTGGTGATCTCCGGACCTGCCGAGGCGTACGCTGTTACTCGCGATGGCATCATCACACGGGCCCAGCGGTGGGTCGACCTGCGGGTGCCGTACAGCCAGCGCGCCCTCTTTGAGGGTCATCGCACAGACTGCTCGGGCTTCGTGTCGATGGCGTGGGGGCTACCCGGTCCTGGTAGGACGACGCGCGATCTTGCGGCGGTCTCAACGACGATCACCCGCGATCAGCTACAGCCCGGCGATATCATGCTCAAACCGGGCACCCACGTGGCGATCTTCGCGGGATGGCACAACGCTGAGCGCACCATCTGGCGCTCACTCGAGCAGAGCAACTCACAAGATGGCGCCGTCTCGCGACTGATCCCGTATCCGTTCTGGGGGGAGACAGGCTACGTACCCCGGCGTTTCAACGGGCTCGGCGATGACTTCCTCGACGTACTGGAACCTGTGTATGGACGGTGCAGGTACGAGACCGCGGTCAGGGCCTCCTGGACCGCATTCCCCGTACCGACCCAGTCGCGCGATGTCGTGCTGGCGACCGGCGAGCAATGGCCAGATGCGCTTGGCGGTGCCTCGCTGGCAGGTGTCCTGAGGGCCCCGGTACTGTTGACACGCCAGAATGCGTTGCCGACCTCGGTGCGGGATGAGATAGTCCGCCTCCGAGCGACTCGAGTCATCATCCTAGGCGGGCCCGGCGCGGTGGCAACCGATGTCGCACAAGCCGTGGATGCCATCGCCGGAGTCCAGCAGGTGGAGCGCATCGGTGGGGTCGACCGCTTCGAGACAGCTGCTGCGATCGCAACGAGAACGGCTGGCGAGCGACGACGATCGGGACTCACGACACCGACCCCGGTGTACCTGGCGACCGGCGCAGACTTCCCGGATGCGCTCGCTGTCTCGCCGATAGCCTATGCGAGAGCCCGGCCAGTGTTGCTCACGGGACTTTCGGCGGTGCCGACACAGACGATTGAAGCACTACGCACCCTGGCAGTCACCGATGTCACCATCCTCGGTGGCACCGGGGTCGTTGATGACAGCGTGATGGTGCAACTCGCAATCGAGGTCCCCGGCGTGCGCATGACGAGGATACATGGGGCCGACCGCTATGCGACCGCGCTCGCTGTCGCAGCGCACGGCAGCTCGCTGGGTCTGCGGTGGCGGGGACTCGGATTGGCCGCCGGCACCTCGTTCGCTGATGCGCTGGCAGGCGGAGTCGCGCAAGGCCGCCTCGGCTCGCTTCTGTTGCTCACGCCGCCGCGGAGCGTGAATGAGGCTGTCGAGTCGGCGGTCCGCACGCGGCGCACGGACATCGTGCGCGCTCGCGTCTACGGCGGCTTCGGCGCCGTCGGCGAACTGCCACGCTCCCGCAAGGGGCACGCACTCAGGAACACCCGCTGA
- a CDS encoding acetoin utilization protein AcuC: MRVLFPYSTQMAGYDFGPSHPMRPERFTLAVDLMQAYGLLHAEDAPPANGPAARVVSPEPASAEDLLTVHSQAYIEVVVAASEGGGGFFPRRGIGAGDTPAFHRMHEVSALICGGTIAALRSVVEGDVRRSMSVAGGLHHAMPERAAGFCVYNDPAVAIAVMLRDHPGLRVAYVDIDAHHGDGVEAVFATNPDVLTISVHESGRYLFPGTGAVLDTGIGAGKGFAINVPLPPLADDACYRLVLREVIAPALEAFAPDVIVAQCGSDTLHTDPLTHLALTLPGYAHLVRGLVEVADKVCSGRICATGGGGYDAYVGTPRAWTLLLAALLGVDPPPALPEAWRERVSGITEKVAPAGLLEDSFTRLPGIAEQTGAETASVVERVRGASPLLRG; the protein is encoded by the coding sequence ATGCGAGTGCTCTTCCCGTACAGCACACAGATGGCCGGATACGACTTCGGACCTTCTCATCCGATGCGGCCGGAGCGCTTCACGCTGGCAGTCGATCTCATGCAAGCGTACGGACTCCTACACGCCGAGGATGCGCCACCCGCAAACGGCCCTGCAGCGCGCGTCGTCTCGCCCGAACCCGCATCTGCCGAGGATCTGCTCACTGTACACAGCCAGGCGTATATCGAGGTCGTGGTTGCAGCTTCCGAAGGTGGTGGTGGCTTCTTTCCCAGGCGAGGCATCGGTGCTGGTGACACCCCGGCGTTCCATCGGATGCACGAGGTCTCGGCGCTGATCTGCGGAGGCACGATCGCCGCACTCAGAAGCGTCGTCGAAGGCGATGTGCGCAGGTCGATGAGTGTTGCGGGCGGCCTGCACCATGCGATGCCCGAACGGGCGGCCGGCTTTTGCGTCTACAACGACCCCGCGGTCGCGATAGCGGTGATGTTACGCGACCATCCGGGTCTGCGGGTAGCGTACGTCGACATCGATGCGCACCACGGCGACGGCGTCGAAGCGGTCTTCGCAACTAACCCCGACGTACTCACGATATCGGTGCATGAGAGCGGCCGGTACCTCTTCCCGGGGACAGGAGCCGTGCTCGACACCGGCATCGGCGCCGGGAAAGGCTTCGCGATCAACGTGCCGCTGCCCCCGCTCGCAGACGACGCCTGTTACCGACTGGTCCTTCGCGAGGTCATCGCGCCCGCGCTCGAAGCATTCGCTCCCGACGTGATCGTCGCGCAGTGCGGCTCGGACACGCTGCACACCGACCCGCTCACCCACCTCGCGCTCACGCTTCCCGGTTACGCCCATCTCGTGCGGGGGCTGGTCGAAGTCGCCGATAAGGTCTGCTCGGGGCGCATCTGCGCCACGGGCGGCGGGGGCTACGACGCCTACGTCGGCACGCCGAGGGCGTGGACGCTGCTACTCGCGGCCCTGCTGGGGGTCGACCCGCCGCCGGCGCTGCCCGAAGCCTGGCGCGAGCGGGTGTCTGGCATCACCGAGAAGGTCGCGCCTGCCGGGCTGCTGGAGGACTCGTTCACGCGCCTGCCGGGCATCGCCGAGCAGACCGGCGCCGAGACGGCTTCTGTCGTGGAGCGCGTGCGGGGTGCCTCACCGCTGCTGCGGGGTTAG
- a CDS encoding iron-containing alcohol dehydrogenase: MYSFFMPTVNLMGAGCVKEVGNRASILGAKKALIVTDADLRKLGLPDQIAGYLENVGVSSVIFDGAIPNPTDINVHDGEKVYKDNNCDMIVSVGGGSSHDCAKGVGLVVGNGGHIRDYAGIDQSTKPMPPMIAVNTTSGTASEMTRFCIITNTDTKVKMAIVDWRVTPQVSINDPEIMAKMPRGLTAATGMDALTHAVEAYVSTIATPITDACALKAIELISKHLRTAVAYGDDMAARDAMTYAQFLAGMAFNNASLGYVHAMAHQLGGFYDLPHGVCNAILLPHVQRFNLIANPQRFVDIAVAMGEVVDGLSVREAAEKALTAIQTLSQDINIPDGLSQLNVQEADFEIMAKNAMVDACSFTNPATAKLEDVVGIFRNAM; the protein is encoded by the coding sequence ATGTACAGCTTCTTTATGCCGACAGTAAATCTGATGGGCGCCGGGTGCGTGAAAGAAGTCGGAAACCGCGCGAGTATCCTTGGTGCCAAAAAAGCTCTAATTGTCACAGACGCCGACTTGAGAAAGCTCGGTCTGCCTGACCAGATCGCTGGCTACCTGGAAAACGTCGGCGTCAGTTCCGTCATTTTCGACGGCGCCATCCCTAACCCCACTGACATCAACGTTCACGACGGCGAAAAAGTTTACAAAGACAACAACTGTGACATGATCGTTTCCGTTGGCGGCGGCAGCTCACATGACTGTGCCAAAGGCGTCGGCCTTGTCGTTGGCAACGGCGGCCATATTCGCGACTATGCCGGTATCGACCAATCCACTAAGCCCATGCCTCCGATGATTGCCGTTAACACCACCTCCGGTACCGCTTCCGAAATGACCCGTTTCTGCATTATCACCAACACAGATACCAAAGTTAAAATGGCGATCGTGGACTGGCGGGTTACTCCCCAGGTGTCCATCAACGACCCTGAAATCATGGCAAAGATGCCACGTGGCCTCACAGCTGCAACCGGTATGGATGCGTTGACACACGCGGTTGAAGCCTATGTTTCAACCATCGCCACCCCAATCACAGATGCCTGCGCCCTAAAAGCGATAGAGCTGATCTCAAAGCACCTTCGCACTGCTGTTGCGTACGGCGATGACATGGCTGCTCGCGACGCCATGACATATGCTCAGTTTCTGGCTGGAATGGCGTTCAACAACGCCTCCCTGGGATATGTGCATGCCATGGCTCATCAGCTCGGCGGATTCTATGATTTGCCCCATGGCGTTTGCAATGCCATTTTGCTGCCCCACGTCCAGCGCTTCAACCTGATCGCCAACCCACAACGCTTCGTTGATATTGCAGTAGCCATGGGCGAGGTTGTGGATGGGCTGTCCGTTCGCGAAGCTGCCGAGAAGGCACTCACGGCCATCCAGACTTTGTCCCAGGACATCAACATTCCTGACGGCCTTTCCCAGCTGAATGTGCAGGAAGCAGATTTCGAAATCATGGCCAAGAACGCCATGGTCGATGCTTGCAGCTTCACTAATCCTGCAACCGCGAAACTTGAGGACGTTGTCGGCATCTTCCGGAACGCGATGTAA
- a CDS encoding 3-isopropylmalate dehydratase large subunit yields the protein MSRLERVITIPGKTISEKILSAHSGKDARAGDIVIADVDFVMGQDGTSPLAIRALQEMGVDAVFDPTRVALVMDHSSPSPIEGVSALHTIMRDFGKKTGCKIYDVGEGVCHQLIPENGHVVPGDLMVGCDSHTCTYGALNVFSTGVGSTDGAAAMASGKLWFKVPVTMKVTYTGELQPGVYSKDLILDLAGRIGVDGATYEAIEFHGPVIDAMSIDARMTISNMAIEVGAKAGLMKADAKTLAWFEGRGDRTPAPVDPDDDAVYVRELVIDASQITPQIAKPHAVDNVSPIQDVVGTPIAQGVLGTCTNGRLEDFRIATEILRGKKVHPDVRFIVAPASKRVFLDAIAAGYVSDLIEAGAVFVTPGCGPCVGTHNGVPSDGENVISTANRNFKGRMGNSNAFIYLGSPATVAASVIAGKITDPREVV from the coding sequence ATGTCGAGACTTGAAAGGGTGATAACGATTCCAGGGAAGACGATCTCCGAGAAGATCCTTTCAGCGCACTCGGGCAAAGATGCCCGCGCCGGTGACATCGTCATCGCAGATGTGGATTTCGTGATGGGCCAAGACGGCACCTCGCCGCTGGCTATCAGGGCGCTGCAGGAGATGGGCGTCGATGCTGTTTTCGACCCGACCCGCGTGGCGCTCGTGATGGATCACTCCAGCCCCAGCCCGATCGAGGGCGTGAGCGCGCTGCACACGATCATGCGCGACTTCGGCAAGAAGACAGGCTGTAAGATCTACGACGTCGGCGAAGGGGTCTGTCATCAGCTGATCCCCGAGAACGGGCACGTGGTTCCCGGCGATCTCATGGTCGGATGTGACAGCCATACCTGCACCTACGGCGCGCTCAATGTGTTCTCGACCGGAGTCGGCAGCACCGACGGAGCGGCCGCAATGGCGTCGGGCAAGCTCTGGTTCAAGGTTCCCGTCACCATGAAGGTCACCTACACCGGCGAGTTGCAGCCCGGTGTCTACAGCAAGGACCTCATCCTCGATCTTGCGGGCAGGATCGGCGTCGATGGCGCCACCTACGAGGCGATCGAGTTCCATGGGCCGGTCATCGACGCGATGTCGATCGACGCACGTATGACGATCTCGAACATGGCCATCGAGGTCGGAGCGAAGGCCGGGCTCATGAAGGCCGACGCCAAGACGCTCGCCTGGTTCGAAGGCAGGGGCGATCGCACTCCCGCTCCCGTCGACCCCGATGACGACGCAGTCTACGTGAGGGAGCTCGTCATTGACGCTTCACAGATCACGCCGCAGATCGCCAAGCCGCATGCGGTCGATAACGTCTCGCCCATACAGGACGTTGTTGGCACACCGATCGCGCAAGGTGTTCTCGGCACTTGTACGAATGGACGCCTGGAGGATTTCCGGATCGCCACAGAGATCCTGCGCGGCAAGAAGGTCCACCCGGACGTGCGCTTCATCGTGGCTCCCGCCAGCAAGCGCGTCTTCCTCGACGCGATCGCCGCGGGTTACGTCAGCGATCTCATCGAGGCGGGTGCGGTGTTCGTCACTCCCGGTTGCGGCCCTTGCGTCGGCACGCACAACGGTGTGCCCTCCGACGGCGAGAACGTGATCTCCACCGCGAACAGGAACTTCAAGGGCAGGATGGGCAATAGCAACGCATTCATCTACCTGGGATCACCCGCCACAGTCGCAGCTTCTGTGATCGCCGGGAAGATCACAGACC